A genomic segment from Spinacia oleracea cultivar Varoflay chromosome 3, BTI_SOV_V1, whole genome shotgun sequence encodes:
- the LOC110796545 gene encoding uncharacterized protein isoform X2, translated as MLFTEKRERKKDIQKLEQYLPILENFMVQVDSISRNKNLLISELRIQWSSTLSSLRFRFGGPKFFQINSLNYELGMSLFLYGVTIRERAFEILSEDMQQSASLLRKAAGVYNYLKAEVLPLLQSILPPEKPPETTTNVAFVMNNICLAEAQAIAIRIAEKQGMSDGVLAKLHFGVTQFLGEASSLLQSGPRDISRTFSEYIVSCSTLHELRSYRHLAESYKQSEQVGVAIGLLNGALSNSNTLPVEQSWREIFKNEVDRISLMLKNYKEENAFVWKHKIPLDFELPSLEGRKVVIATPYEPQRWEREIAFKRGI; from the exons ATGCTTTTCACggagaagagagaaagaaaaaag GATATCCAGAAACTGGAACAATATTTGCCAATATTGGAGAATTTCATGGTCCAAGTTGATTCGATTAGTCGAAacaaaaatttgttaatttcagAGCTGAGAATACAGTGGAGTAGCACCCTTAGTTCATTGAGGTTTAGATTTGGTGGTCCAAAGTTTTTCCAAATCAATAGTCTGAATTATGAACTTGGGATGTCTCTTTTCCTATATGGTGTGACTATCCGTGAGCGGGCTTTTGAAATTCTTTCAGAAG ATATGCAGCAGTCCGCCAGCCTTTTGAGAAAAGCTGCTGGAGTTTACAACTATTTGAAGGCTGAAGTCCTTCCACTGTTGCAATCTATCTTGCCTCCGGAGAAGCCACCTGAAACTACAACCAATGTCGCTTTTGTCATGAATAATATTTGCTTGGCGGAGGCTCAG GCGATAGCCATAAGAATTGCTGAGAAGCAGGGAATGTCTGATGGTGTTTTAGCAAAATTACACTTTGGTGTTACACAGTTTTTGGGTGAAGCAAGTTCTCTTCTGCAATCAGGGCCTAGAGATATTTCTCGTACATTTTCA GAGTATATAGTTTCATGCAGTACTCTACATGAATTGAGAAGTTATAGACACCTTGCTGAAAGCTACAAACAGTCAGAGCAAGTGGGAGTCGCTATTGGCCTACTAAACGGCGCACTCAGTAATTCAAACACCTTGCCTGTGGAACAGTCTTGGCGAGAAATTTTCAAAAATGAAGTTGATAGGATCTCCCTTATGCTTAAAAATTACAAGGAAGAGAATGCATTTGTGTGGAAGCATAAGATCCCATTGGATTTTGAGCTTCCATCCTTGGAGGGTAGAAAGGTTGTGATCGCCACTCCTTACGAGCCTCAAAGATGGGAAAGGGAAATTGCTTTCAAAAGAGGAATCTAA
- the LOC110796545 gene encoding uncharacterized protein isoform X1, protein MMLQYSGFSGLKTKRVVFENVFSVLDSVSLEHLKELTARRRLIEESINATSCITEATAREMSGGLTSRSQQDIQKLEQYLPILENFMVQVDSISRNKNLLISELRIQWSSTLSSLRFRFGGPKFFQINSLNYELGMSLFLYGVTIRERAFEILSEDMQQSASLLRKAAGVYNYLKAEVLPLLQSILPPEKPPETTTNVAFVMNNICLAEAQAIAIRIAEKQGMSDGVLAKLHFGVTQFLGEASSLLQSGPRDISRTFSEYIVSCSTLHELRSYRHLAESYKQSEQVGVAIGLLNGALSNSNTLPVEQSWREIFKNEVDRISLMLKNYKEENAFVWKHKIPLDFELPSLEGRKVVIATPYEPQRWEREIAFKRGI, encoded by the exons ATGATGCTGCAGTATAGTGGTTTCTCAGGGCTTAAGACCAAAAGG GTTGTATTTGAAAACGTATTCAGTGTGCTTGATTCTGTTAGTCTCGAACATTTGAAAGAACTAACTGCAAGGCGTAGATTAATTGAAGAATCGATTAATGCGACCAGTTGCATCACAGAAGCTACTGCAAGGGAGATGTCCGGAGGGCTGACTTCTCGTAGTCAACAG GATATCCAGAAACTGGAACAATATTTGCCAATATTGGAGAATTTCATGGTCCAAGTTGATTCGATTAGTCGAAacaaaaatttgttaatttcagAGCTGAGAATACAGTGGAGTAGCACCCTTAGTTCATTGAGGTTTAGATTTGGTGGTCCAAAGTTTTTCCAAATCAATAGTCTGAATTATGAACTTGGGATGTCTCTTTTCCTATATGGTGTGACTATCCGTGAGCGGGCTTTTGAAATTCTTTCAGAAG ATATGCAGCAGTCCGCCAGCCTTTTGAGAAAAGCTGCTGGAGTTTACAACTATTTGAAGGCTGAAGTCCTTCCACTGTTGCAATCTATCTTGCCTCCGGAGAAGCCACCTGAAACTACAACCAATGTCGCTTTTGTCATGAATAATATTTGCTTGGCGGAGGCTCAG GCGATAGCCATAAGAATTGCTGAGAAGCAGGGAATGTCTGATGGTGTTTTAGCAAAATTACACTTTGGTGTTACACAGTTTTTGGGTGAAGCAAGTTCTCTTCTGCAATCAGGGCCTAGAGATATTTCTCGTACATTTTCA GAGTATATAGTTTCATGCAGTACTCTACATGAATTGAGAAGTTATAGACACCTTGCTGAAAGCTACAAACAGTCAGAGCAAGTGGGAGTCGCTATTGGCCTACTAAACGGCGCACTCAGTAATTCAAACACCTTGCCTGTGGAACAGTCTTGGCGAGAAATTTTCAAAAATGAAGTTGATAGGATCTCCCTTATGCTTAAAAATTACAAGGAAGAGAATGCATTTGTGTGGAAGCATAAGATCCCATTGGATTTTGAGCTTCCATCCTTGGAGGGTAGAAAGGTTGTGATCGCCACTCCTTACGAGCCTCAAAGATGGGAAAGGGAAATTGCTTTCAAAAGAGGAATCTAA